The following are encoded in a window of Methanobrevibacter sp. V74 genomic DNA:
- a CDS encoding HD domain-containing protein — MKDKKKFIRDSVYGDISLNRFEVKIMDMPQFQRLRRIKQLGLISLIYPGATHTRFEHCVGTMNLGSKLAEELDLSRDEIELIRASSLLHDIGHGPFSHVSEGVLSVPHEELSKYVIIKTSMRDLLEEKFDVDEIVDIINGKGTLGPIVSGELDVDRMDYLLRDSHNTGVSYGIIDYERIISNLKLQDGLILDIKGVQAAEGALVSRYFMYPSVYQHHTTRIVNSMFRRALKRTIDEDIIDEKKMYKYDDSDIIATFRHCDNEYANDIMNRLDNRIIPKRVKTIRLDNFKFPEKMYKIKAESLRKAEEEIAEDFELDKDYVFINIAEYPRFDEMKTQVNVDGKLFPLTEISNIIGALSKARFNIPDISVYVPQEEKSKLEKLKLDHYLDLPEIDREKFHGIHYDQIKLF; from the coding sequence ATGAAGGATAAAAAGAAATTTATCAGAGATAGTGTCTATGGAGATATTAGCCTAAACCGTTTTGAAGTAAAAATAATGGATATGCCTCAATTCCAACGTTTAAGAAGAATAAAACAGCTTGGATTAATAAGTTTAATTTATCCTGGAGCAACACATACAAGATTTGAACATTGCGTTGGAACAATGAATCTTGGATCTAAACTTGCAGAAGAACTAGATTTAAGTAGAGATGAAATAGAGTTGATTAGGGCTTCATCACTTCTACACGATATAGGTCATGGTCCATTTTCCCATGTATCCGAAGGAGTATTATCTGTTCCCCATGAAGAATTATCAAAATACGTAATTATAAAAACATCAATGAGAGACTTGCTTGAAGAAAAATTCGACGTTGACGAAATTGTAGACATTATTAACGGAAAGGGAACCTTGGGTCCGATCGTTTCAGGGGAACTTGATGTGGATAGAATGGATTACCTTCTAAGAGATTCCCACAATACAGGAGTTTCTTATGGAATAATCGATTACGAAAGAATAATCTCCAATTTGAAATTACAGGACGGATTGATTCTTGACATTAAAGGCGTTCAAGCAGCAGAAGGAGCGTTGGTTTCAAGATATTTCATGTATCCAAGCGTATATCAACATCACACAACCAGAATTGTAAATTCAATGTTTAGAAGAGCATTGAAAAGAACAATTGATGAAGACATCATCGATGAGAAAAAGATGTATAAATATGATGATTCAGACATTATCGCAACATTTAGACACTGCGACAATGAATATGCAAATGATATAATGAACAGATTAGATAACAGAATCATTCCAAAAAGAGTTAAAACAATACGTTTAGACAATTTTAAATTCCCCGAAAAGATGTACAAAATCAAAGCAGAATCCCTTAGAAAAGCAGAGGAGGAAATAGCTGAAGATTTTGAACTTGATAAAGATTATGTCTTTATAAACATTGCCGAATACCCCCGTTTTGATGAGATGAAAACTCAAGTTAATGTTGATGGCAAATTATTCCCATTGACTGAAATATCCAACATAATCGGAGCGTTAAGTAAAGCAAGATTTAACATACCAGACATTAGTGTCTACGTTCCACAAGAAGAAAAGTCAAAATTAGAGAAACTAAAATTAGACCATTATTTAGATTTGCCTGAAATTGACCGTGAGAAATTCCACGGAATACATTATGACCAAATTAAGCTATTCTAG
- a CDS encoding UbiX family flavin prenyltransferase gives MIVIAITGASGVIYGIKLLEALKKLNIENSLVISDAAKIVIESETDYKVEDIIKLTDKYYEFNDLTASINSGSFKVDGLAIVPCSMKTLSSIANGYGANTITRVADVSLKERRPTVIVPRETPLRSIHLQNMLTLSQEGAIILPAMPGFYSAHDSADELINFIVGKILDSLKIENNLFKRWE, from the coding sequence ATGATAGTCATTGCAATTACTGGAGCTAGTGGAGTTATATATGGAATAAAACTCCTTGAAGCTTTAAAAAAATTAAATATCGAAAACAGTTTAGTCATAAGTGATGCAGCTAAAATTGTTATCGAATCGGAAACCGATTACAAAGTAGAAGACATTATAAAGTTAACTGACAAATACTATGAGTTCAATGATTTAACCGCCTCCATAAATAGTGGATCATTTAAAGTGGACGGCCTAGCAATTGTTCCCTGCTCAATGAAAACATTATCCTCAATTGCTAATGGATATGGTGCAAATACAATAACAAGAGTTGCTGACGTGAGTTTGAAAGAAAGAAGACCAACTGTTATTGTTCCTCGTGAAACACCACTTAGAAGCATACATTTACAAAACATGTTAACATTATCACAAGAAGGAGCCATTATTTTACCTGCAATGCCCGGTTTTTACTCGGCACATGACAGCGCCGATGAACTGATTAATTTTATTGTTGGAAAAATCTTAGATTCCTTAAAAATTGAAAATAACTTATTTAAAAGGTGGGAATAA
- the cbiT gene encoding precorrin-6Y C5,15-methyltransferase (decarboxylating) subunit CbiT, with translation MLEDKDFIKSCDVPGPTKEAVRAIIVYKSEVTPTDRVVDCGCGTGGITCEFAQRAGDVISIDTNPEAIEVTSKNLKKFGLGNNVTLINDDGANVLKYIDNIDITVVGGSGRQLENILDIVHEKLNPEGRIIITAILVDTKVEAINKLKDLGYNPKITEVNVSNGRVLDRGILMISENPIAIITAKKR, from the coding sequence ATGTTAGAAGATAAGGATTTTATTAAATCCTGTGATGTTCCAGGTCCCACAAAAGAAGCAGTAAGGGCAATAATTGTGTATAAATCAGAAGTAACCCCTACAGACAGAGTTGTTGATTGCGGATGTGGAACTGGTGGAATAACCTGTGAATTTGCCCAAAGAGCAGGTGATGTGATTTCAATTGACACCAATCCAGAAGCGATTGAAGTAACCTCTAAAAATCTTAAAAAGTTTGGACTTGGAAATAATGTCACATTAATTAATGATGATGGCGCAAATGTCCTAAAATATATTGACAATATTGATATTACCGTTGTTGGAGGCAGCGGCAGGCAGTTAGAAAATATCCTGGACATTGTTCATGAAAAATTAAACCCTGAAGGGAGAATCATAATTACAGCTATTTTAGTAGACACTAAAGTTGAAGCCATAAATAAACTTAAAGATTTAGGATATAATCCGAAAATTACGGAAGTTAATGTTTCCAATGGACGAGTCCTTGATCGTGGAATTTTAATGATTAGTGAAAATCCAATAGCTATAATAACAGCTAAAAAGAGATAA